Genomic segment of Pseudomonas sp. CCI4.2:
GATAACGCCACGCCGACTGCCCAGCAGTACCGACCAGCCCGGCATTTTCCGGGTTGCTGTAAACCTCAGGGCCCAAGCTGCGCAAAACACCGGGTGCGGGGTTTTGCACTGCCCAGCGATAGCCGGTCTCAGGAGTACTGGGTAGGGTCAGGAGTAGGGTTTGCCCGGATTTCAGTTTAAGCGGGCAATCACTTTGCTTATCAAGGCTAACGATTTGCCGGGGTTGTTGCGCGCAAGCAGCAAGCAGGGCGAGGCTCAGCGGGACGAGCAGGCGGGTGGCAGTCATGGAGGCTCCAGTCGTATGCAACGAACCCAGAGCATAGCCTTTCTCGCCAACAAGTTGGACTGCACCTGCTGCAGCCAACGTGTTGGCGAAACAATTAACCCTTAAAACAATATCTTCGCTACGTCAGCAAAGCGCTTGGCAAAGTGGACGGTTATCCCTTCCTTGAGGTACTCCGGCAGCTCTTCAAAGTTGCCTCGGTTGGGCTCTGGCAGGATCAGCTCATGAATTTTCTGTCGCCGCGCCGCGATGACTTTTTCACGAACCCCTCCAATCGGCAGTACATGCCCGGTCAGCGTCAGCTCGCCGGTCATGGCCACACCCTTTTTCGGTGCCTGGTTGCGCGCCAACGACAACAGAGCGCTGGCCATGGTCACCCCAGCACTTGGGCCGTCTTTCGGGGTTGCGCCTTCGGGCACGTGCAAGTGGACAAATGCTTCGTCGAAGAACCTTGGGTCCCCACCGAATTGCGCAAGATTGGCACTGACATAGCTGTAGGCGATTTCCGCAGATTCCTTCATAACATCACCCAACTGCCCGGTGAGTTTGAAGCCGCGATTAAGCGTGTGAATACGGGTTGCTTCAATCGGCAGTGTCGCGCCGCCCATGCTGGTCCAGGCCAAGCCGGTAATGACACCGGTACCAGACAGCACCTGCTCGTTACGGAATACCACTGTTCCCAGCGACGCTTCGAGGTCTTTGGGCCCGAGCTTGATCACCAGGTCTGGGCTGTCGATCAACTTGACCACTGCTTTACGCACCAGTTTGCCCAGCTGTTTTTCCAGTTGCCGAACCCCGGCTTCCCGAGCGTAACCGTCGATGACCTGACGCAACGCGCTGTCGCTGATAGTCAGATTGGTTTTCGACACGCCAGCCTTTTTCAGCTGTTTTGGCCACAAGTGGCGCTTGGCAATGGCGAGCTTTTCTTCAGTGATGTAGCCCGACAGGCGAATCACTTCCATCCGGTCCAACAGCGGGCCGGGAATCGAATCCAGGGTGTTGGCGGTGCAGACGAACAGCACTTTCGACAGGTCCAGACGCAAATCCAGATAGTGATCGAGGAATTCCACGTTCTGTTCCGGGTCAAGGGTTTCCAGCAGCGCCGAGGCAGGGTCGCCCTGGTAGCTTTGGCCCATTTTGTCGATCTCGTCGAGCATGATCACCGGGTTCATCACTTCCATGTCTTTGAGCGCTTGGACCAGTTTGCCCGGCTGCGCGCCGATGTAGGTCCGACGGTGACCTTTGATCTCCGCTTCGTCGCGCATGCCGCCGACGCTGAAGCGGTAGAAAGGTCGCCCCAAGGATTCGGCAATCGAACGGCCAACGCTGGTTTTGCCCACGCCCGGCGGACCGACCAACAACACAATGGAGCCGCTGATCTCGCCTTTGTAAGCACCCACCGCGAGGAATTCGAGGATGCGGCTCTTGATGTCGTCGAGCCCGGCATGGTGTTGATCGAGCACCTTGCGCGCATGCTTGAGGTCGAGTTTATCTTTGCCGTAGACGCCCCACGGCACCGAACTGGCCCAGTCGAGGTAGTTGCGGGTGACAGCGTATTCCGGCGAGCCCGTTTCAAGGATCGACAGTTTGCTCATCTCCTCATCGATGCGCTTGCGGGCCTGCGGCGGTAAGGTCTTGCCTTCCAGCCGCTGCTCAAACTGTTCGATGTCGGCGCTGCGGTCGTCCTTGCTCAAGCCAAGCTCTTGCTGGATGACCTTAAGTTGTTCCTTAAGGAAGAACTCGCGCTGATGTTCGCCGATCTTGCGATTCACCTCGGCGGATATTTCTTTCTGCAGCCGCGCCACTTCAACTTCCTTGCGCAGCATCGGCAAGACCTTCTCCATGCGTTTGAGCATGGGCACGCAATCGAGTACCTGCTGCAATTCAACCCCGGTGGCCGAGGTCAGCGCGGCGGCGAAATCGGTCAGCGGCGATGGATCGTTGGGGCTGAAGCGGTTCAAGTAGTTTTTCAGTTCTTCGCTGTACAGCGGGTTCAGCGGCAGCAGTTCCTTGATCGCGTTGATCAGGGCCATGCCGTATGCCTTGACCTCATCAGTCGCTTCGACGGGTGTCTGCGGGTATTCAACCTCTACCAGATACGGTGGGCGATGGTGTTTGAGCCACGTGCGAATGCGCACACGGCTCAGGCCCTGAGCGACGAATTGCAATTTGCCGTTTTCACGGCTGGCGTGATGTACCTTCACCAGCGTGCCGTATTCAGGCAAAGCGTGGGTGTCGAAATGGCGGGTGTCGTCGGGCGGCGCGTCCATGAAAAACAGCGCCAGGGAGTGGTGGTCCGACTTGCTGACCAGCTCCAGGGTCTCGGCCCAAGGCGCTTCGTTAACGATCACCGGCAGCACTTGGGCCGGGAAGAACGGACGGTTGTGGATCGGAATGATATACACCTTGTCCGGAAGGTTCTGTCCCGGCAGGGCCAAGCTGGTACTGGTGGAATGTTCGGGTACATCGTGTTCGGCATTGATGTCTTCTGACACAGTCGCTGAGTCGGTGTGCTGGTCGCTCATGGGGCACCTGCATAATTGAATATGCTGTTTAGATGGGGCGCGGCGGAGCGGGTTTCAATGGCCTTGCCAAATTGATTCAGCCAGACTTAGGTTGCTGCTTGAAATGCTGATACGGTTAAAGAGGTATTCGACGAGTAGTGGCTAGATGCCTTTTTAAAAGCGTGACCTTCTCAATGCGTACCACTAATCTGCCTAGCTGGTTTTTCATTGCCAAGGCAGGCGTACTGTTTATTGGCGTTGTTGTTACGGAACGGAAACAGCTATGCGCAGCGTATTTTCTTCAGTTGTTTTGGTGATGTTTTCAGTCATTTTCAGTGTGAGTGTATCGGCGGCGAACTTCGAGGCCGATATCGTGGATCAACAGGGCAAGCCTCTGAAATTTGCCGTGCTCACTCTGCAAGGACCGCCAGGCAACGTAGCCATAGCCCTCAAAGCCGATATGGACCAGCGCGATCAGCAATTTGCACCGCACGTGCTGGCTGTCCATTCGGGTACACAAATCGCCTTTCCCAACAGCGATAACGTCCGCCATCAGGTGTATTCGTTTTCTCCGGCCAAGCGTTTTGAACTACGGTTGTACGAAGGAACGCCGTCATTACCGGTGCTGTTCGACAAGCCCGGGGTAGTCGTATTGGGCTGCAATATTCATGACTCTATGCTGGGTTATGTGTATGTCACCGATGATCCCTGGTTTGCAGTCAGCGGGGGTGATGGTGCGATTAAATTCGATCAACTGGCTGCCGGGCATTACAAGGTAACGCTCTGGCATCCTGATTCGGCTGACATGCAGCCAGTATCGGGCGGCGAGATCGACGTCCCGGTCAACGGGTTGCGCCAGCGATTCACGCTGCCAGTGCAACCCAAAGACACGGATATGGACATGACCCCGGCGCCGAGTGCTTTTGGCGACGCCTTCAAGAAGGCCGCGCATGAATGAACCTTCGCAGTAGTTTCCAGGCGCGCATCGCTGGCGTATTGATCTTGTTAATGCTGGTTGTCATTGGCGCTGTGTACTTTGCGGTCAAGGCAGCCACGGATAACGCGGTGCGGATTCAAGCCGAAGAACAGTTAGAAGTCGGTACCCGCGTATTCCAGAATTTGCTGGATATTCGCGGTCGGCAACTGCGTGATGGCGTCCAGTTGGTGGCTGCGGATTTCGGTTTTCGTGACGCAGTGTCCAGCCGCGACTCAGCAACCATTCGCTCGGTCTTGCGCAATCATGGCGCGCGGATCAACGCCAGTGACATGTTCCTGCTGAGCATGGAAGGCAAAGTGTTGGCCAGCACCGTAGAGCAGATACCGGAAGGCAGCCAATTTCGTTTCGACAAGGCTTTGCGCACGGCCCGCCGCACCAACTCCTCGGTGCTGATCGTGCCGCTCGATGGCAAGCCGCATCTCTTGGTGGAAAGTACCGTCTTGGCGCCCCTGCCCATTGGGCGGGTAGTGATGGGCTTTGCGATCGACAGCGATTTTGCCCAAGAACTGCGCTCTCTCAGTGGTCTGGAAGTCTCGTTTCTTGCTGTTGATAATCAACAATCCGGGCAAATGGTCAGTACTCAGCCCGATTCGCTTTATAGCAGCCTCAATAAGGTGATGCTCGACACCTCTCAAGGTCGGCAAATGCACCTGACCGAGCACATGAATCAACGCTTCCTCAGTCAGTCGCTGACCCTGGTCAATTCCGGTAATCCTGAAGACGGTCAGGTCATTGCCTTGCTACAAAGTCCTGTGGATCGAGCGATGCAAGCGTTCGCTTTGCTGGATGAAAAAATCATCTGGATCGCCCTTGGGGCGTTGTTGGCCTCGTTGGTGGGTGCTCTGCTGTTGGCGCGCAATGTGTCACTGCCGGTGCGTGCGCTGGCGAAAGCGGCAGAACGCATCGGTGATGGGGATTACCAAACGCCGCTGGTCCTCAAGCGTAGTGATGAATTGGGTCGGCTGGCCAGCGCCTTTAATTCGATGCAAAGCGGCATTGCTGAGCGCGAGCAACAACTGGCGCACAACGCCCTGCACGATACCCTCACTGGTTTGCCTAACCGGGCGTTGGCGATGGAGCGCCTGAGCAGTGCGATTGCTGCTGAGCGCCCAGTTGCGTTGCTGTACCTGGACATTGTCAACTTCCGGGCTATCAATGAAAGCATCGGCGCCGAAGGTGTCGATCACATGCTGCAAGGAGTCGGTGCCCGGGTGCAGGCGGCGCTTCGGCCTGGCGATACCGTTGCGAGACTTACCGCCAACGAGTTTTTGCTGCTGCTGGAGAATACAAGCAGTGACGGTGCCGTCGCCATGGCCGACAAACTGCAGCAACTTTTACTCATGCCCCAGCGGATCGGCAGTCATGACCTGTCGCTCGATTGCTGCGTGGGCATTGCGGCTTACCCGGCCGACGGTGCGGCGCCCCAGGAGTTGCTCAGCCGAGCGGCCATTGCCCGTCAAGATGCCGCGCACCTTCCGGGTCGTTTGCAAATCTATCAGGAGGGTCGCGACCTGGCCCACCAACGCCAGATCAGCCTGATCCGCGATTTGCGTCATGCCGCGGCGAATAACGAATTGGTGCTGCATTACCAACCCAAACTGGACATCCGCCAAGGCGTGGTGCGCCAGGCCGAAGCGTTATTGCGCTGGCAACATCCGCACTTCGGGTTGGTGTCACCATTGGAGTTCATCGTCCTGGCCGAGCGCACTGGCAGCATCCAGCTGTTGACCCACTGGGTGATCGAAGACGTCATGCGCCAGTGGGCTCAGTGGAACAGTCGCGGCTTGCGGGTGCAGGTTTCGTTGAATATTTCGGCTGACGACTTGCTCGGTGATGAGCTGGTCGGGCGGGTGTCGACCTTGCTCGAGAAATACCAGGTTCCGCCGGATCAACTGATCTTTGAAATCACTGAAAGCGCCGTCATGCGTGAGCCTGAGCATGCGCTGGAAGTGCTGCACCGTTTGCGTGAGTGCGGCATCAGCCTGTCGGTGGATGACTTCGGCACCGGCTATTCATCGCTGGCGCACCTCAAGCGGTTGCCGGTGCAGGAACTCAAAATTGATCAGTCGTTTGTCCGTGACCTAGACGAGACCAGTGAAGACGCGGTTATTGTTCGTTCGACCATTGAGATGAGCCACAACCTGGGCCTCAAGGTGGTGGCCGAAGGGGTTGAGTACGAACGCAGCCTGCGCCTCCTTGAACGTTGGCACTGTGATACTGCTCAGGGTTACTTGATCAGTCGTCCATTGACTGCCGCCGTGTTTGAAGCCTGGATGGCCAAGCCATTGGGTTTACCCAGCCTGATGGTTCACTGATTTATGCGCGCTCGTCTGTGTCTTTGGTTGGGTTGCGTATCGGCATTGCTCAGCGTGTGCGCGCAAGCCGATCAAGGTCGGTTGATTGCCACCGCAGGCGCCAGCAGCATCGAAGGCGCAGCGGGTGGAGGAATCACGCCGTGGGCGGTCTTAGCCGGTTACGGCGAGGCGGGCGAGTGGGGCAGCACGGTGTTCGCGACCCATATCGATTTGCCGGACTACGCCCTGGATGTAAAGGGCTTGGCCGTTGCCTTCGATAACCGGGTCGAGATGTCCTATGCGCGCCAGCGCTTGGACATAGGATCGCTGGCGAGCAAGTTGCACCTTCCCCAAGACAGTTTGAATCAGGACATTTTTGGACTGAAAGTGCGGTTGTTTGGCGACGTTATTTACGACGAGCTGCCCCAGGTTTCGCTGGGCCTGGAATACAAGCATCAGGACGATTTTCTGGTCCCGACGCTTGCTGGCGCCAAACGCGCTTCAGACGTCGAGGGTTACCTGACGGCCAGCCGTTTGTTCATGGGCGCGGCGTTTGGCTACAACCTGCTGATCAATGGTGGCGTACGTTACAGCCGCGCCAACGAACTGGGATTGCTGGGCTTTGGCGGTGATCGCAATGACACCCGCAGCGTGCTCAAGGAGGGTTCCGTCGCCGTGTTATTTAACCCGCGCTGGGCGCTGGGCATGGAATACCGCGAGAAGCCGCACAACCTGTCGTTCTCCAATGAAAGCGACTGGAAAGACCTATTCGTGGGTTACTTTCCCAATAAGCACCTGTCGTTCGTGTTGGCCTATGCGCGGCTGGGTGAGATCGCCACCCTAAGCAATCAGAACGGCACGTATTTGTCCGTGCAGGGAAGTTTTTAACATGCGCCTGTTGCCGTGGATGCTCATTGCCGTGCTGGCTGGCTGCGCGCAAACGCCGGCCCACGATGACAGTCTTTACCTCGCCTTGGGCCAGCGCGCCGGGCTGCAACGCATCGTAGAGGGCATGCTGCTGAACATTGCCAAAGACCCGCGCATCGTCGAGCACTTCAAACGCGTCGACATCGTTCGTCTGCGCGATAAGTTGGTGGAGAAATTCTGCGTCGAAACCGGCGGCCCTTGCCGCTACAGTGGTGACAGCATGGCCGAAGTGCATAAAGGTCAGCACTTGACCCGCAGCGACTTCAACGCCCTGGTGGAAGACCTGATCGACGCCATGGATAGTCAGCACATCCCGGTGCCAACGCAAAATGGCTTGATCGCCAAGCTGGCGCCGTTGCGTGGCGAAGTTATCGAGAAATGAGCCGCCGCCGATTACCGTGGGAGTAGGCTTGCCTGCGAAGAGGCCCGCCATCGCGCCGCTGATGTCGACCTCAAACATAGAATCTCCCACAGAGTGCACGCTAGAAACCGTGGGAACGAATTCCTTCCTATCGGGAAGCTGTGTTTCAGGCGCACCGAATCCTGCTCTATCGCCAATACGTTCGTACAGACGGGTTTCATGAAATCAAAAAAAGGCGGCCACCTCTCGGTAACCGCCTTTTCATTGACCGTCTGAGGGATTAATTTGGCAGTTTGAACGCCAAAATGTAATCGCCTTGTTTAGTCCCCAATGAGCCATGACCACCAGCCATGACCAGCACGTATTGCTTGCCGTCCTTGCCGGTGTAGGTCATCGGTGTGGTCTGACCGCCGGCTGGTAGGCGACCTTCCCACAGTTGCTTGCCGTTACGAACGTCGTAGGCACGCAGGTACTGGTCGAGGGTTGCGCTGAGGAAGGCTACGCCACCTTTGGTGATGAAGGTCCCGCCCAAGCTTGGTACGCCCATGGTCAGTGGAATCGGAATCGGCGAGCTATCACGCACGGTACCGTTCTTGTGTTTCCAGATCGTGGTGTGGTCGGTCAAGTCCACCGCAGCCACATAACCCCATGCCGGCGCTTGGCACGGCAAGCCCAAGGGTGACAGCATCGCTTCGAGGATTACGCCATACGGCGCGCCTTTGTTCGGCTGCACACCTTCGGTTTCACTTTTTCGGCCAGGGCCGCCAGCGATGTCGGCTGCCGGTACCAATCGTGATTTGAAGGCCATGTAGTCCGGGTTAACAAACGCGATCTGACGCACCGGATCGACTGAAATACCGCCCCAGTCGAATACGCCAAAGTTACCCGGATACACAATCGAACCTTGCAGCGATGGCGGGGTGAACGGGCCGTCATAGCGCATCGACTTAAAGTCGATCCGGCACAGCATTTGGTCAAACGGTGTCACGCCCCACATGTCGCGTTCTTTCAGCGGCGGTGGCATGAAGTTCAGGTCCGACTTGGGTTGAGTAGGGGACGTATGATCGCCAGCCACTGCGCCTTGTGGAACCGGAATTTCATTGATAGGCACGACCGGCTGACCGTTTGTCCGGTCCAACACATAGATGCTGCCCTGCTTAGTTGAAGCGAGTACCGCTTGCTTCATACCCCCTGCGGTTTTGATGTCCATCAGCGTTGGCTGGCCGCCAACGTCCATGTCCCACAGGTCGTGGTGGGTGAACTGGAACGTCCAACGCACGTGGCCGGTGTTGATGTCCAAAGCGGTCAAGCCCGCGCTGAATTTCTCCGACTCAGGGGTTCGATTGCCGCCCCATTGGTCAGGCATCTGGTTGCCCATCGGCAGGTACAGCATGCCGAGCTTCTCATCCACCGCGAACATCGACCACATGTTGGGCGAGTTGCGGGTGTAGGTTTTGCCCGGCGCAATAGGCGTGGTGTCGTTCGGGTTGCCGCTGTCCCAGTTCCAGACCAGGCGACCGGTGTGAATGTCAAACGCACGAATGACGCCGGAAGGCTCGTCGGTGGAAACGTTGTCCGTTACGTGGCCGCCAATCACCACCAGGTTCTGCGTCACAGCCGGTGGCGACGTGGAGTAGTAACCGCCTGGGGCGAAGGTGCCAATGTTGGCGCCCAAGTCGATGGAGCCTTTGTCGCCGAAGTCTTCGCACAGTTTGCCGGTGTCGGCGTTCAACGCGATCAGACGGGTGTCAGCAGTTGGCAGAAACAGACGGCGCGGGCACGCGTTGGTGGTTGCGGTGGCAACCGCCGGTGCTGCCGGACTTTGCCCCGGAACTGCGGCAACAGCAGGGGTCGGAGCGGCCGCGTAAGCAGCGTCATCGTGGTACGCAACCCCACGGCATGTCATGTGCGCCCAACCTTTGAAATTGGCCGCTTTTTGCGTGCTGATTTTCGGATCGAAACGCCACAATTCCTTGCCGGTATCCGGGTCGAGCGCGATCACCATGCTGTGCGGCGTGCAGACGTACAGCATGCCGTTGACCTTGAGCGGGGTGTTCTCGGCGGTGGTCTCACCTGGGTCATTCGGCCCAGGAATATCCCCGGTCCGATACGTCCAGGCCGGAACCAGCTTGCCAGCGTTTTCGGGGGTGATTTGTGCCAGCGGTGAATAACGGTCACCGAACGGTGTGCGACCGTAGGACTGCCAGTCACCGTCGGGCATGGCCGGCGCGGCGCTGGTAGTGCCTGCGGTTTCACGGTCCAGCTGACCTTTGATTTCGCCCGGGTTAGTGAATTGGCTGGCCAGCGCGGCCAAGCCAGCGAGGATCACCGCCAGGCTCAGGGCCCGAGTGCCTGTCGCGGTCGGTGGACCGCTCGCCATTAGCGGACGGCGGAACCATGGCAACAACAGCACAATCCCCATGGCGAACCACAGTGCTAGGCGTGGAACCAATTGCCACCAATCCAGGCCCACTTCCCACAATGACCACAATGTACTGGCGAACAGTACCAGTGCGTACAAGCCCAATGCAGCGCGACGCCCCATCATCAACAGCACGCCGGTAATGGCAATGCCGATACCTGCTATCAGGTAATACAGAGAACCGCCCAACTGGGTCAGTTTTATCCCGCCAGCCAACATGGCTAAGCCCATTAGCAGAAACACCAGCCCGAGCAATGTCGGTAACCAGCGGGTTCTGCTTAAAGCACCGTCAGTGCTCATAGTGTGTTTCTCCATGACAATTAAGGATCGCCGCTGCATTCGTTATGCTTGCTTATGAACCTGGTTCAATCAGATTCGCGCTGATAAAAACCATCGGATTGAATCGCTGGGGAGCACGTCACAGTGATCAGGATCCACCGGGGTTTGTTCATAGGCATCGCGGGGTGCGCAGAGTTCAGGACTGTCGTGCATAAAGGCCAGTATTTGAACCGGATTAATCGATTCAGCAGCGATCGGTGAGGGTAGGGAATTGAGTCTGCGAAAAAAGCCAGAAATGTGACAGGGTCCATTGCCAGTTCAGTAACAGTTCGAATCGGTCCCTGGCACATTTGGTCCTTTCCGTGGACTAAGGCCTCAGCTAAGGTGCGCACCCCGAGGGATGCTTCTCTCCCCTGTTTCAAGGAAAGGTCGGAGGTTCAGCATGACGACATCCAACAACAATCCCCTGCATGGCGTAACGCTGGAGCAGGTTCTAACTGCGCTGGTGGCCCACTACGAATGGTCAGGGTTGGCTGAGAAAATCGATATTCGTTGCTTTAAAAGCGACCCCAGCATTAAGTCGAGCCTGACGTTTCTGCGCAAAACCCCATGGGCGCGTGAACGGGTTGAAGGTTTGTACCTGAAATTGCAACGCAGCAAGGGCTAAGCGCTTGCGCTTGGTGTCACTCGAAATCAAGGACAACCATGACACTCAGTCAACACCCCCAGTTGGCGCGAGGGGCCCATCGATTTGCCCTCATCGCCGCCATTCTGGGCTGGTCCGCATTGGCCATTCAGCTCTACTTGATCTTATTTGCCCGCTGGGTTGACCAAGCCAGCCTGTTAGCCGGAGTAGTGCGGTTCTTCAGTTTTTTTACCGTCACGACCAACACCCTGGTGGCAACTGTATTGACTTGCGCGATCGCCGCCAAGGACTCATGCCCCCATCGATTTTTCCGCACGCCTTGGGTGAGCAGCGGCATCGCCGCGAGCATTGTGCTGGTGAGCATCGCGTATAACGTGCTGCTGCGCCCGTTGTGGCAACCCCATGGTGTGCAGCGGGTTGCCGATGAATTACTGCATGACATCTTGCCGGTTCTGTTTCTGTTGTATTGGTGGCTGTACGTTCCAAAAGGGACCCTGCGCATCAAGCATGTGCTGCTT
This window contains:
- a CDS encoding methylamine utilization protein, which codes for MRSVFSSVVLVMFSVIFSVSVSAANFEADIVDQQGKPLKFAVLTLQGPPGNVAIALKADMDQRDQQFAPHVLAVHSGTQIAFPNSDNVRHQVYSFSPAKRFELRLYEGTPSLPVLFDKPGVVVLGCNIHDSMLGYVYVTDDPWFAVSGGDGAIKFDQLAAGHYKVTLWHPDSADMQPVSGGEIDVPVNGLRQRFTLPVQPKDTDMDMTPAPSAFGDAFKKAAHE
- a CDS encoding group 1 truncated hemoglobin gives rise to the protein MRLLPWMLIAVLAGCAQTPAHDDSLYLALGQRAGLQRIVEGMLLNIAKDPRIVEHFKRVDIVRLRDKLVEKFCVETGGPCRYSGDSMAEVHKGQHLTRSDFNALVEDLIDAMDSQHIPVPTQNGLIAKLAPLRGEVIEK
- the lon gene encoding endopeptidase La, giving the protein MSDQHTDSATVSEDINAEHDVPEHSTSTSLALPGQNLPDKVYIIPIHNRPFFPAQVLPVIVNEAPWAETLELVSKSDHHSLALFFMDAPPDDTRHFDTHALPEYGTLVKVHHASRENGKLQFVAQGLSRVRIRTWLKHHRPPYLVEVEYPQTPVEATDEVKAYGMALINAIKELLPLNPLYSEELKNYLNRFSPNDPSPLTDFAAALTSATGVELQQVLDCVPMLKRMEKVLPMLRKEVEVARLQKEISAEVNRKIGEHQREFFLKEQLKVIQQELGLSKDDRSADIEQFEQRLEGKTLPPQARKRIDEEMSKLSILETGSPEYAVTRNYLDWASSVPWGVYGKDKLDLKHARKVLDQHHAGLDDIKSRILEFLAVGAYKGEISGSIVLLVGPPGVGKTSVGRSIAESLGRPFYRFSVGGMRDEAEIKGHRRTYIGAQPGKLVQALKDMEVMNPVIMLDEIDKMGQSYQGDPASALLETLDPEQNVEFLDHYLDLRLDLSKVLFVCTANTLDSIPGPLLDRMEVIRLSGYITEEKLAIAKRHLWPKQLKKAGVSKTNLTISDSALRQVIDGYAREAGVRQLEKQLGKLVRKAVVKLIDSPDLVIKLGPKDLEASLGTVVFRNEQVLSGTGVITGLAWTSMGGATLPIEATRIHTLNRGFKLTGQLGDVMKESAEIAYSYVSANLAQFGGDPRFFDEAFVHLHVPEGATPKDGPSAGVTMASALLSLARNQAPKKGVAMTGELTLTGHVLPIGGVREKVIAARRQKIHELILPEPNRGNFEELPEYLKEGITVHFAKRFADVAKILF
- a CDS encoding putative bifunctional diguanylate cyclase/phosphodiesterase, with the translated sequence MNLRSSFQARIAGVLILLMLVVIGAVYFAVKAATDNAVRIQAEEQLEVGTRVFQNLLDIRGRQLRDGVQLVAADFGFRDAVSSRDSATIRSVLRNHGARINASDMFLLSMEGKVLASTVEQIPEGSQFRFDKALRTARRTNSSVLIVPLDGKPHLLVESTVLAPLPIGRVVMGFAIDSDFAQELRSLSGLEVSFLAVDNQQSGQMVSTQPDSLYSSLNKVMLDTSQGRQMHLTEHMNQRFLSQSLTLVNSGNPEDGQVIALLQSPVDRAMQAFALLDEKIIWIALGALLASLVGALLLARNVSLPVRALAKAAERIGDGDYQTPLVLKRSDELGRLASAFNSMQSGIAEREQQLAHNALHDTLTGLPNRALAMERLSSAIAAERPVALLYLDIVNFRAINESIGAEGVDHMLQGVGARVQAALRPGDTVARLTANEFLLLLENTSSDGAVAMADKLQQLLLMPQRIGSHDLSLDCCVGIAAYPADGAAPQELLSRAAIARQDAAHLPGRLQIYQEGRDLAHQRQISLIRDLRHAAANNELVLHYQPKLDIRQGVVRQAEALLRWQHPHFGLVSPLEFIVLAERTGSIQLLTHWVIEDVMRQWAQWNSRGLRVQVSLNISADDLLGDELVGRVSTLLEKYQVPPDQLIFEITESAVMREPEHALEVLHRLRECGISLSVDDFGTGYSSLAHLKRLPVQELKIDQSFVRDLDETSEDAVIVRSTIEMSHNLGLKVVAEGVEYERSLRLLERWHCDTAQGYLISRPLTAAVFEAWMAKPLGLPSLMVH
- a CDS encoding protease inhibitor I42 family protein gives rise to the protein MTATRLLVPLSLALLAACAQQPRQIVSLDKQSDCPLKLKSGQTLLLTLPSTPETGYRWAVQNPAPGVLRSLGPEVYSNPENAGLVGTAGQSAWRYQAANAGTGRLMMTYQQPWAPEVAPVKTFDCAITVN
- a CDS encoding VF530 family protein encodes the protein MTTSNNNPLHGVTLEQVLTALVAHYEWSGLAEKIDIRCFKSDPSIKSSLTFLRKTPWARERVEGLYLKLQRSKG
- a CDS encoding DUF3034 family protein gives rise to the protein MRARLCLWLGCVSALLSVCAQADQGRLIATAGASSIEGAAGGGITPWAVLAGYGEAGEWGSTVFATHIDLPDYALDVKGLAVAFDNRVEMSYARQRLDIGSLASKLHLPQDSLNQDIFGLKVRLFGDVIYDELPQVSLGLEYKHQDDFLVPTLAGAKRASDVEGYLTASRLFMGAAFGYNLLINGGVRYSRANELGLLGFGGDRNDTRSVLKEGSVAVLFNPRWALGMEYREKPHNLSFSNESDWKDLFVGYFPNKHLSFVLAYARLGEIATLSNQNGTYLSVQGSF
- a CDS encoding glucose/quinate/shikimate family membrane-bound PQQ-dependent dehydrogenase, giving the protein MSTDGALSRTRWLPTLLGLVFLLMGLAMLAGGIKLTQLGGSLYYLIAGIGIAITGVLLMMGRRAALGLYALVLFASTLWSLWEVGLDWWQLVPRLALWFAMGIVLLLPWFRRPLMASGPPTATGTRALSLAVILAGLAALASQFTNPGEIKGQLDRETAGTTSAAPAMPDGDWQSYGRTPFGDRYSPLAQITPENAGKLVPAWTYRTGDIPGPNDPGETTAENTPLKVNGMLYVCTPHSMVIALDPDTGKELWRFDPKISTQKAANFKGWAHMTCRGVAYHDDAAYAAAPTPAVAAVPGQSPAAPAVATATTNACPRRLFLPTADTRLIALNADTGKLCEDFGDKGSIDLGANIGTFAPGGYYSTSPPAVTQNLVVIGGHVTDNVSTDEPSGVIRAFDIHTGRLVWNWDSGNPNDTTPIAPGKTYTRNSPNMWSMFAVDEKLGMLYLPMGNQMPDQWGGNRTPESEKFSAGLTALDINTGHVRWTFQFTHHDLWDMDVGGQPTLMDIKTAGGMKQAVLASTKQGSIYVLDRTNGQPVVPINEIPVPQGAVAGDHTSPTQPKSDLNFMPPPLKERDMWGVTPFDQMLCRIDFKSMRYDGPFTPPSLQGSIVYPGNFGVFDWGGISVDPVRQIAFVNPDYMAFKSRLVPAADIAGGPGRKSETEGVQPNKGAPYGVILEAMLSPLGLPCQAPAWGYVAAVDLTDHTTIWKHKNGTVRDSSPIPIPLTMGVPSLGGTFITKGGVAFLSATLDQYLRAYDVRNGKQLWEGRLPAGGQTTPMTYTGKDGKQYVLVMAGGHGSLGTKQGDYILAFKLPN
- a CDS encoding Pr6Pr family membrane protein; translation: MTLSQHPQLARGAHRFALIAAILGWSALAIQLYLILFARWVDQASLLAGVVRFFSFFTVTTNTLVATVLTCAIAAKDSCPHRFFRTPWVSSGIAASIVLVSIAYNVLLRPLWQPHGVQRVADELLHDILPVLFLLYWWLYVPKGTLRIKHVLLWVIYPLAYFAYALLRGYLISDYMYPFIDVSSLGYPQTFVNALGVLVGFLLISAVLLLVDRLKGRTHTHL